A genomic window from Tolypothrix sp. PCC 7910 includes:
- a CDS encoding fasciclin domain-containing protein: MKVNYSQLLTNLAGIVGIAGCSLVITLPSQAKEATNPNPSIFGEAPYNRSQRIETNNNYTPAQATQDAAKGTTANRNLVAQKTKKRGLNPNPSIFNEPPYNRGASSANTTSGETAPTPTTPAEAAPTTPTTEAPSATPTAPATETPSATPSTPSNTAPTQTKPAPNSSSTQNKNLVAIAESNGSFKTLTQALKAAGLTATLEGKDNFTIFAPTDAAFSKLPPDAVKDLLKPENKEVLIKILTYHVVPGKVLSTDLKSGEVKSVEGGAINVKVDPASGVKVNEATVTQADITGSNGVIHAIDQVILPPDL; encoded by the coding sequence ATGAAGGTCAATTACAGCCAATTGCTAACTAATCTTGCAGGTATAGTGGGAATAGCCGGATGCAGTCTTGTGATTACATTACCTTCACAAGCAAAAGAAGCAACAAATCCTAACCCTAGCATTTTTGGCGAAGCTCCCTATAACCGCAGTCAACGCATTGAGACAAACAATAACTATACACCTGCTCAGGCTACACAAGATGCCGCAAAAGGCACAACTGCCAACAGAAATTTGGTAGCACAGAAAACTAAAAAAAGAGGACTCAATCCTAACCCAAGTATTTTCAACGAGCCTCCCTATAACCGCGGTGCTAGCAGTGCTAACACAACCAGTGGCGAAACTGCACCAACCCCAACCACTCCTGCTGAAGCTGCACCCACTACACCTACAACCGAAGCACCTTCTGCAACACCTACAGCACCCGCAACAGAAACACCTTCTGCAACACCTTCAACACCTTCTAACACTGCACCAACCCAAACTAAGCCAGCACCAAATTCTAGCAGTACCCAAAACAAGAACTTGGTAGCAATTGCAGAGTCCAATGGTTCTTTTAAAACCCTTACTCAAGCTTTAAAAGCGGCTGGGTTAACTGCAACTCTAGAAGGTAAAGATAATTTCACGATTTTTGCACCCACCGATGCAGCATTTTCTAAATTACCTCCAGATGCAGTGAAAGACTTGTTGAAGCCTGAGAATAAAGAAGTTTTAATCAAGATATTAACTTACCATGTAGTACCAGGTAAGGTATTATCCACCGATTTGAAATCAGGCGAAGTGAAAAGCGTTGAAGGCGGTGCTATCAACGTTAAGGTTGATCCTGCTAGTGGCGTGAAGGTAAATGAAGCTACTGTAACACAGGCAGATATTACAGGCTCTAATGGTGTAATTCATGCAATCGATCAAGTAATCCTACCTCCTGATTTGTAA
- a CDS encoding diflavin flavoprotein, whose protein sequence is MSNSKPRDVQVLPIATNTKVLRARSWSRLRFEIEYALERGTTSNCYLIEGDQTAITDPPAESFTEIYLDALQQTLNLKKLDYVILGHFNPNRVVTYKALLELAPQITFVCSLPCAANLRNAFPDDTLNILVMRGKETLDLGKGHVLKFFPIPSPRWPEALCTYDQQTQILYTDKLFGSHICGDEVFDDHWESFKEDQRYYYNCLMAPHALHVEAALEKISDLQVRMYGVGHGPLVRTSLIELTKSYGEWSHAQRTREISVALLFASAYGNTATLAQAIALGLTKGGVAVKSINCEFAEPDEIRTTLQECDAFIIGSPTIGGHAPTPIHTALGIVLSVGDNNKLAGVFGSYGWSGEAFDLIEGKLRDGGYKFGFETLKVKFKPDDVTLKYCEEVGTDFAQAIKKAKKVRVPQQAATPLEQAVGRIVGSVCVIAAKQGEVSTGMLGAWVSQATFNPPGITVAIAKERAIESLMYPGGKFTLNVLEEGNHVDYMKHFRKSFAPGEDRFASFSTAVADNGCVVLTDAIAYLECSVSQRLECGDHWVVYATVDNGKLLKPDAVTAINHRKTGTHY, encoded by the coding sequence ATGAGCAATTCCAAACCCCGTGACGTACAAGTTTTGCCCATTGCAACAAATACTAAAGTTCTGAGAGCACGTAGTTGGTCACGTTTGCGGTTTGAAATCGAATATGCACTTGAAAGGGGAACTACCTCCAATTGCTATTTAATTGAAGGCGATCAAACAGCAATTACTGATCCACCTGCAGAAAGTTTTACGGAAATTTATCTGGATGCTTTGCAGCAAACCCTGAATTTAAAAAAATTAGATTATGTGATTTTGGGTCATTTTAATCCTAACCGGGTGGTAACATATAAAGCCCTCTTAGAATTAGCACCTCAAATTACATTTGTCTGTTCGCTTCCATGTGCTGCGAATTTACGGAATGCTTTCCCTGATGACACCTTAAATATTTTGGTAATGCGGGGGAAAGAAACTCTGGATTTAGGTAAAGGTCATGTTTTAAAATTCTTCCCGATTCCTAGTCCTCGCTGGCCGGAAGCACTTTGTACCTACGACCAACAAACGCAAATTCTCTACACAGATAAGTTATTTGGTTCTCATATCTGTGGCGATGAGGTATTTGATGATCACTGGGAAAGCTTCAAGGAAGACCAGCGCTACTACTACAACTGTTTGATGGCTCCCCATGCATTACACGTAGAAGCTGCTTTAGAGAAAATCTCTGATTTGCAGGTGAGAATGTATGGTGTTGGTCATGGGCCTTTGGTACGTACTAGCTTAATCGAACTGACCAAATCTTATGGCGAATGGAGTCACGCACAACGCACCAGGGAAATCTCGGTGGCGTTGCTGTTTGCTTCCGCTTATGGAAATACCGCAACTTTAGCACAGGCGATCGCACTGGGATTGACTAAAGGCGGAGTCGCGGTCAAATCTATCAACTGCGAATTTGCAGAACCTGATGAAATCCGTACCACCTTGCAAGAGTGCGATGCATTTATCATTGGTTCTCCTACTATTGGTGGTCATGCACCTACCCCCATTCATACCGCTTTAGGAATTGTTCTCAGCGTTGGCGATAACAATAAACTGGCGGGAGTGTTTGGTTCCTATGGCTGGAGTGGTGAAGCCTTTGATTTAATTGAAGGTAAACTCCGGGATGGTGGTTATAAATTTGGTTTTGAAACCCTCAAAGTCAAGTTTAAACCAGATGATGTAACTCTTAAGTACTGTGAAGAAGTAGGCACAGACTTTGCTCAAGCAATTAAGAAAGCGAAAAAAGTGCGCGTACCACAACAAGCTGCTACTCCTTTAGAACAAGCTGTGGGTCGAATTGTTGGTTCTGTTTGCGTTATTGCCGCCAAACAAGGAGAAGTTTCCACAGGAATGCTAGGCGCTTGGGTATCTCAAGCTACATTTAACCCACCGGGAATTACAGTGGCGATCGCAAAAGAAAGAGCGATTGAATCTTTGATGTATCCAGGTGGTAAATTTACCTTAAATGTTTTGGAAGAAGGCAATCATGTAGACTACATGAAGCATTTCCGCAAATCTTTTGCGCCTGGAGAAGATAGATTTGCTAGCTTTAGTACGGCGGTTGCTGATAATGGTTGCGTTGTGCTGACAGATGCGATCGCCTATTTGGAATGCTCAGTTAGCCAACGCTTAGAATGCGGCGATCATTGGGTAGTTTATGCAACTGTTGATAACGGTAAATTACTCAAACCTGATGCAGTGACTGCTATCAATCATCGTAAAACTGGTACTCATTATTAG
- a CDS encoding glutathione S-transferase family protein, with product MLELYQWELSQYSEKVRLILDYKELNYRKIEVTPGIGQVELFRLTGQRQVPVLKDGSRYIVDSTEIAKYLDLEYPERPLIPKDPKKRGACLLIEEWADESIGIKGQKALFAAISQDQNFRKSFLPTSTPDILKNLIEGVPRDFLTVLGFGVGYSPDVIKSAIADLNQDLEALTLLLADSPYLLGDEPSLADLAVAGLSILLKFPEGPYLDIPADLRGKGLPGLADNPDYAPFFEWRDRIYAQFRKPLTGTSPSASRPTSIQID from the coding sequence ATGCTGGAATTATACCAATGGGAACTATCTCAATACTCAGAAAAAGTGCGATTGATTTTAGATTATAAAGAGCTAAATTATCGCAAAATAGAGGTCACACCAGGGATTGGTCAAGTAGAACTGTTTCGTCTGACTGGTCAAAGGCAAGTACCAGTTTTAAAAGATGGAAGTAGATATATTGTTGATTCAACAGAAATAGCTAAATATTTAGACTTAGAGTATCCAGAACGCCCACTGATACCGAAAGATCCTAAGAAAAGGGGTGCCTGTTTATTAATAGAAGAATGGGCAGATGAGTCAATAGGTATTAAAGGGCAAAAAGCACTATTTGCTGCTATTAGTCAAGACCAAAATTTTCGTAAATCCTTTTTACCCACCTCTACACCCGATATTCTCAAAAATTTGATTGAAGGAGTACCACGTGATTTCTTAACGGTTTTGGGTTTTGGGGTTGGTTATAGTCCAGATGTCATTAAGTCTGCGATCGCAGATTTAAACCAAGACTTAGAAGCGCTGACACTGCTATTGGCAGATAGCCCTTATTTACTTGGAGATGAACCAAGTTTAGCTGATTTAGCAGTGGCTGGTTTATCAATCTTACTGAAATTTCCCGAAGGGCCTTATTTAGATATACCAGCAGATCTTAGAGGTAAAGGCTTGCCTGGTTTAGCAGATAATCCTGATTATGCACCCTTCTTTGAATGGCGCGATCGCATTTATGCCCAATTCCGTAAACCCTTAACTGGTACTTCCCCATCTGCAAGTAGACCAACTTCAATTCAAATTGATTGA
- a CDS encoding GH1 family beta-glucosidase yields the protein MQRRNFLSWVGLSSGISFLPIAWDKAAAARLPNTSSSGNVRETKTNTGELVNSYQFPKDFMWGTATSAYQIEGAAKEDGRKPSVWDTFSATAGRVKNEDTGAIACEHYHRYKMDVRLMADLGVKHYRFSISWPRIIPDGRGQVNEKGIDFYKRLVDTLLEHGITPHATLFHWDSPQALEDLYGSWRSREIAADFADYATAVVSRLGDRITNWMTINEIVCFTHLGYDAYNQPVHAPGTRVRTPKDVWQTSHHALLAHGLACQAIRAASPVKCSVALVDNPSLTVPLTESAADIQAAQKAFHTKWVNGGIIFPALTGAYSPLMLEQLGGDAPDIKADDLKTIFQPLDAFGLNVYTGDYVRAADNDKGYEVLKFPKNYPNMYMFWLNLVPESIYWGVRHISETLGRKDLPIFISENGCAAQDELNDRGEVIDSDRIMYLRQYLRSAHRAINEGYPLKGYFLWSFMDNFEWSWGYTRRFGITYVDYKTQKRIPKASFNWYQECLRQNRVV from the coding sequence ATGCAACGGCGGAATTTTCTATCTTGGGTGGGTTTAAGTTCTGGAATCAGTTTTCTACCAATAGCGTGGGACAAGGCTGCGGCGGCGCGGCTTCCCAATACTTCCTCGTCAGGAAATGTTAGAGAAACCAAAACCAACACCGGAGAGTTAGTGAATAGTTATCAATTCCCCAAAGATTTTATGTGGGGTACTGCTACCTCTGCTTACCAGATAGAAGGTGCAGCCAAAGAAGATGGCCGCAAACCCAGCGTTTGGGATACATTTAGCGCTACAGCCGGACGAGTTAAGAACGAAGATACAGGTGCTATTGCTTGCGAACATTATCACCGCTACAAAATGGACGTGCGGTTAATGGCAGATTTAGGAGTTAAACATTACCGCTTTAGCATTTCTTGGCCGCGCATCATCCCCGACGGTAGGGGCCAAGTAAATGAAAAAGGTATTGATTTTTATAAGCGCTTAGTTGACACCCTACTGGAACATGGCATTACACCCCATGCCACATTATTTCATTGGGATAGCCCGCAAGCTTTAGAAGACTTATACGGTTCTTGGCGCAGTCGAGAAATAGCTGCGGATTTTGCCGATTATGCTACTGCGGTTGTGAGTCGTTTAGGCGATCGCATTACTAATTGGATGACAATTAACGAAATCGTTTGCTTTACCCATCTAGGATACGATGCTTATAATCAACCAGTCCATGCGCCAGGTACGCGTGTGAGAACTCCCAAAGATGTATGGCAAACTTCTCACCATGCTTTACTAGCTCATGGTCTTGCTTGTCAAGCTATTCGTGCAGCCTCACCGGTTAAATGTTCTGTAGCATTAGTAGATAACCCATCGCTGACTGTTCCCTTAACTGAATCAGCCGCAGATATTCAAGCAGCACAAAAAGCATTTCATACTAAATGGGTTAACGGTGGCATTATTTTTCCCGCGCTGACGGGTGCATATAGTCCGCTGATGTTAGAACAATTAGGTGGTGATGCACCTGACATCAAAGCAGACGACTTAAAAACTATTTTCCAGCCACTCGATGCATTTGGCTTGAACGTATATACAGGCGATTATGTACGTGCGGCAGATAATGATAAGGGTTACGAAGTCTTGAAATTCCCTAAAAATTACCCCAATATGTATATGTTTTGGTTAAATTTAGTACCAGAAAGCATTTATTGGGGTGTCCGCCATATCAGCGAGACATTAGGACGCAAAGATTTACCGATATTTATCAGTGAAAACGGTTGTGCTGCTCAAGATGAATTAAACGATCGCGGTGAAGTAATTGATAGCGATCGCATTATGTATTTACGACAATATTTGCGGTCAGCACATCGCGCCATTAATGAGGGATATCCACTCAAAGGTTATTTTCTCTGGAGTTTCATGGATAATTTTGAATGGTCTTGGGGCTATACTCGCCGCTTTGGTATCACCTATGTTGACTACAAAACCCAAAAGCGCATTCCCAAAGCCAGCTTTAATTGGTATCAAGAATGCTTGCGTCAAAATCGTGTAGTGTAG
- a CDS encoding M48 family metalloprotease, producing MKRNRKSLLLTLNWVLLSFGTSILIILTQPTAPVPAQEPAANSQQQLREILQRSTPNPTKTPKPVIIPQPTPSPSPEDTEPKKPDTATEPEPTPEEIARQQKFIEADKLYQAGQIAEAEKIYREVKAPFAKTSQPQERKAAITDPTQLSPAGKVYWREAEAGIEKKLESRTLIPLQLLVEQYPEFIPGHIKFAEVLKQYNRSQAALDILERGASLYPDQPELIKARVTALAEAQKWMEASLAARQFAILNPKDPQATEFANLADVHLKRYKSHIQAEIRGNAIANILTGALGYAVSGSLLGPFSALDSTIMLLRGEESIGESVAKQAKQELKLITDETVVAYVNEIGQKLAKVAGRNEFKYEFFVVPQEELNAFALPGGKIFINAGAIAKTNSEAELAGLIGHELSHVVLSHGFQLVTQGNLVANVTQYIPLGGIIGQLSALSYSRDMERQADTLGTRLIVATGYAADGLRNLMVTLEKQQKNAPPSWLSSHPGGSERVSYLEAMISNSKYNRYAYEGVERHAQIQAKVKQILKEKKSQEEKKQRS from the coding sequence ATGAAACGAAATCGCAAGTCTCTGCTGTTAACCTTGAACTGGGTGTTATTATCCTTTGGTACATCAATTTTAATTATTCTTACCCAGCCTACAGCACCTGTTCCTGCACAAGAACCTGCTGCAAATAGCCAACAACAGCTGCGGGAAATACTGCAACGTTCAACTCCCAATCCCACGAAAACGCCCAAGCCTGTAATCATACCACAACCTACACCTAGCCCCAGCCCAGAAGATACAGAACCGAAAAAGCCAGATACGGCGACAGAACCAGAACCAACTCCTGAAGAAATTGCACGTCAGCAAAAATTTATTGAAGCAGATAAGCTTTATCAGGCGGGACAAATTGCAGAAGCTGAAAAAATTTATCGTGAGGTAAAAGCACCTTTCGCGAAAACCAGTCAACCTCAAGAACGCAAAGCTGCAATTACTGACCCAACGCAACTATCCCCAGCAGGTAAGGTATACTGGCGAGAAGCAGAGGCGGGGATAGAGAAGAAGCTAGAATCTCGGACTTTAATTCCACTACAACTATTAGTTGAGCAGTATCCGGAGTTTATTCCCGGACATATCAAATTTGCAGAAGTCCTGAAACAATATAATCGCTCTCAAGCAGCTTTAGATATTTTAGAACGGGGAGCTTCCCTTTATCCAGACCAACCAGAACTAATTAAAGCCAGAGTGACAGCACTTGCGGAAGCTCAAAAATGGATGGAAGCTTCTTTAGCAGCGCGTCAATTTGCGATTCTCAACCCCAAAGATCCGCAAGCAACGGAGTTTGCGAATTTAGCAGATGTACATCTCAAGCGTTATAAATCTCATATTCAAGCAGAAATTAGAGGCAATGCGATCGCTAATATTCTTACGGGTGCATTAGGTTACGCTGTTAGCGGTAGTTTGCTGGGGCCGTTTTCGGCGCTGGATTCCACGATTATGCTATTGCGCGGTGAAGAATCCATAGGCGAATCGGTAGCCAAGCAAGCAAAACAGGAACTCAAACTAATTACCGATGAGACAGTAGTCGCCTACGTCAATGAAATTGGACAGAAACTCGCCAAAGTCGCCGGACGTAACGAATTTAAATACGAATTTTTTGTTGTTCCCCAAGAAGAACTCAACGCCTTTGCGCTCCCTGGTGGCAAAATCTTTATTAATGCAGGTGCGATCGCTAAAACAAACTCCGAAGCAGAATTAGCTGGGTTAATCGGTCATGAACTATCCCATGTGGTGTTATCCCACGGCTTTCAATTAGTTACCCAAGGTAATCTCGTTGCTAATGTGACGCAGTATATACCCTTGGGTGGCATTATTGGACAACTTTCAGCCCTCAGTTACAGCCGCGACATGGAACGTCAAGCAGATACTCTTGGTACGCGTCTGATTGTCGCTACAGGTTATGCTGCTGATGGCTTACGTAATTTGATGGTGACACTAGAAAAACAGCAGAAAAATGCTCCTCCTAGTTGGTTATCTTCTCACCCTGGCGGTAGTGAACGAGTCAGTTATCTAGAAGCTATGATTAGCAATAGCAAATACAATCGCTACGCCTACGAAGGTGTAGAACGACACGCACAAATTCAAGCCAAAGTCAAACAGATTCTCAAAGAGAAAAAATCACAAGAAGAAAAAAAGCAGCGTTCTTAA
- a CDS encoding COP23 domain-containing protein: MSSHALKFLLLSGLGLSCFLGNSAAFAQVNDSVVVPTEPSGTSTTTTTPIPTGTATNTTTYPTADGSRFSCQTYNGQYTVMYQPESQPGQYFAWAAPQALGGGWDVNRRCQTIAQRLESYRPDGLQELQVTRLNNENIVCVTTEANPGCRIVLTVPRDKDPYTVRNSIFQNLTTADSGQQTIAVNTYRNNQNGLGDLYNLGRTLLGGNRASASKSGINLKPFLDRKDGGNGSGLKNGVALRNRSNSQTTVRQQQNGVRLDPNRFRR; encoded by the coding sequence ATGTCATCGCACGCTTTGAAATTCCTTCTTTTAAGTGGTTTAGGTTTATCCTGCTTCTTGGGTAATTCGGCAGCATTTGCCCAAGTTAATGATAGTGTGGTTGTACCCACAGAACCATCGGGCACATCCACAACCACAACTACACCGATACCAACAGGTACAGCAACCAACACCACAACTTACCCTACTGCTGATGGTAGTAGGTTTAGTTGTCAAACCTATAACGGTCAATATACCGTGATGTATCAGCCGGAAAGTCAACCTGGTCAGTACTTTGCTTGGGCTGCACCTCAGGCTTTAGGAGGTGGTTGGGATGTTAACAGACGCTGTCAAACAATTGCCCAACGCTTAGAATCCTATCGTCCAGATGGTTTACAAGAACTCCAAGTAACAAGGTTAAATAACGAGAATATTGTCTGCGTTACCACTGAGGCTAATCCTGGCTGTCGAATTGTGCTTACTGTACCCCGTGATAAAGACCCCTATACTGTCCGCAATAGCATCTTCCAAAACCTCACCACTGCGGACAGCGGTCAACAAACCATTGCTGTTAACACCTATCGCAACAATCAAAACGGATTAGGTGATTTATATAACTTAGGTCGCACATTACTGGGTGGTAATCGCGCTTCTGCATCTAAAAGTGGTATCAACCTCAAACCTTTCCTCGATCGCAAAGATGGTGGTAATGGTAGCGGGTTAAAAAATGGTGTGGCCTTGCGTAACCGTTCTAATAGCCAAACCACTGTTCGCCAACAACAAAATGGCGTTCGCCTCGACCCCAATAGATTCCGCCGTTAA
- a CDS encoding nuclear transport factor 2 family protein, whose protein sequence is MTSDEVLAVNTAFYRAFEKKDIEAMSLVWSQGTGSTCIHPGRNVLRGWKEVKYSWEQIFKNTAYIEVNLDIISTEVNDNIAYVILRENILQVFRGQRLEAQSIATNVFQLLGGKWYIIHHHGSPIMR, encoded by the coding sequence ATGACATCTGATGAAGTTTTAGCTGTTAACACAGCTTTCTATAGAGCTTTTGAAAAAAAAGACATTGAAGCCATGAGTTTAGTATGGTCGCAAGGAACGGGTAGCACTTGTATTCATCCTGGACGTAATGTGTTGCGCGGTTGGAAGGAGGTTAAGTATTCTTGGGAGCAAATATTTAAAAATACGGCTTACATAGAAGTTAATTTAGATATTATCTCTACAGAAGTAAATGATAATATTGCTTATGTAATTTTGAGAGAAAATATCCTCCAAGTCTTTCGTGGTCAAAGACTAGAAGCACAATCAATCGCTACAAATGTGTTTCAATTACTTGGTGGTAAATGGTATATAATTCATCATCACGGTAGTCCTATTATGCGTTAA
- a CDS encoding dynamin-like GTPase family protein, giving the protein MSDLSYQAIDLKEQVEYILNLLQQEPTLRAYDITPVKTSLAKVISPRFEIVFAGAFSAGKSMLINALLERELLYSAEGHATGTECKIEYANADEERVVLTFLSEAEIREQAVALCQQLGFKTVANINQNDVINLLNQGCQAILQQEGGESKSERAKQAKALMLLMEGYVANRQHIHTVNNATYSMAQFNFANIKEAASYARRGSNSSVLKRIEYYCYHPLLQDGNVIIDTPGIDAPVAKDALLTYQRIQHPETSAVMCVLKPASAGDMTKEETELLETMRRNSGIRDRVFYIFNRIDETWYNAQLRQRLDDLITGQFRDTNRVYKTSGLLGFYGSQIKQTTEQDRFGLDSIFAASARGFDGREETPQFVNEFNRYCANSGKLSATQFRISVNSFETPNENYVRIIQEQGTPLISQLIKDSGIEEFRTAITRYLTEEKRPQLFQNLAEDLQDICISLKKHYQEIYQELDSQPREIETMKVQELQRLNQQLQQVSKDWVQHINEEVNLVINNNCDSFEADFRQLQSRMIRRLDELLDTFSVAEAYRRATLSHPRNATAPLLAILVEAFYYLANQLEDILILSSQQLIANLFQQLMEKIRKSDYYRQLYRLLGHDGGIEVEIKIVEKLVSQALISAASVECDRFVRESPRFYDEGTFSIYQFRQTLQQTSQSYDCESIVEAEPAIRQLLKLDFEPKVSHTIRKSFRQTINQIVKNQLLEMAEKQADEILQQYPHARDYLETTLEQEAQEKILNNQRLMSLVIQKIAAYNLAVSGINSHLQSMHLQDKLLPLINNYDSELEVVDTRLVKNGFLVSDGLANAVIES; this is encoded by the coding sequence ATGTCAGACTTGTCTTATCAAGCTATAGATTTAAAAGAACAAGTTGAATATATATTAAATCTTTTACAACAAGAACCGACATTACGCGCTTATGATATTACACCGGTCAAAACTTCTCTAGCGAAAGTTATTTCTCCGCGATTTGAAATTGTGTTTGCGGGTGCATTTAGTGCAGGTAAATCGATGCTGATTAATGCACTCTTAGAAAGAGAATTGTTATACAGTGCTGAAGGACATGCTACAGGTACAGAGTGCAAAATTGAATATGCAAATGCAGATGAAGAAAGGGTTGTTTTAACATTTTTGAGTGAAGCCGAAATCCGCGAACAAGCAGTTGCATTATGCCAACAATTAGGATTTAAAACAGTAGCAAATATTAATCAGAATGATGTGATTAATTTGCTTAATCAAGGTTGTCAAGCTATTTTGCAGCAAGAGGGAGGTGAAAGTAAATCAGAACGTGCCAAACAAGCTAAAGCTTTAATGTTATTAATGGAAGGTTATGTGGCAAATCGCCAACATATCCATACAGTGAATAATGCTACATATTCAATGGCACAATTTAATTTTGCCAATATAAAAGAAGCTGCTAGCTATGCACGCCGTGGTAGCAATAGTTCGGTTTTGAAAAGGATTGAATATTATTGCTATCATCCTTTATTACAAGATGGTAACGTCATTATTGATACTCCTGGAATTGATGCACCAGTAGCCAAGGATGCACTGCTAACTTATCAAAGAATTCAACATCCGGAAACTTCCGCTGTCATGTGCGTATTGAAACCTGCTTCTGCTGGTGATATGACAAAGGAAGAAACAGAACTATTAGAAACCATGCGGAGAAACAGCGGAATCCGCGATCGCGTTTTTTATATTTTTAACCGCATTGATGAAACCTGGTACAATGCTCAGCTAAGACAACGATTAGATGATTTAATTACTGGACAGTTCCGCGATACAAATAGAGTTTACAAAACTAGCGGCTTACTAGGATTTTACGGCAGCCAAATTAAACAAACAACCGAGCAAGATAGATTTGGTTTGGATTCTATCTTTGCGGCGAGTGCAAGAGGCTTTGACGGTAGAGAAGAAACACCACAGTTTGTGAATGAATTTAACCGTTATTGTGCTAATTCTGGGAAATTATCAGCTACTCAGTTTCGCATTTCTGTAAATAGTTTTGAAACACCTAATGAAAACTATGTCAGAATTATTCAAGAACAGGGAACGCCATTAATTAGTCAGCTAATTAAAGATAGTGGTATAGAAGAATTTAGAACTGCAATTACTCGCTATCTGACAGAAGAAAAACGCCCTCAACTTTTTCAAAACTTAGCTGAGGACTTACAAGATATATGTATTAGCTTGAAGAAACATTATCAAGAGATATATCAAGAATTAGATAGTCAGCCGCGAGAAATCGAGACAATGAAAGTGCAGGAATTGCAACGTCTCAACCAGCAATTACAACAAGTTAGTAAAGACTGGGTTCAGCATATTAATGAAGAAGTAAACCTAGTAATTAATAATAACTGTGATAGCTTTGAAGCTGATTTTCGCCAATTGCAATCTCGAATGATTCGCCGTTTGGATGAATTACTAGATACTTTTTCTGTTGCTGAGGCTTATCGACGTGCAACCCTTAGCCATCCTCGGAATGCGACTGCACCTTTACTAGCAATTTTAGTCGAAGCATTTTATTATTTAGCCAATCAGTTAGAAGATATTTTGATTTTATCTTCACAGCAATTAATTGCTAATTTGTTTCAGCAGTTAATGGAGAAGATTCGCAAATCAGATTATTATCGCCAATTATATCGTTTATTAGGTCACGATGGTGGTATTGAAGTAGAAATCAAGATTGTAGAAAAACTGGTTTCCCAAGCTTTAATTAGTGCAGCCAGTGTAGAGTGCGATCGCTTTGTAAGAGAAAGTCCTAGATTTTACGATGAGGGTACTTTTTCTATATATCAATTTCGACAAACATTGCAGCAAACTTCTCAAAGTTACGACTGCGAAAGCATAGTAGAAGCAGAACCAGCAATTAGGCAATTATTGAAGTTAGATTTTGAACCTAAAGTTTCTCATACTATTCGTAAATCTTTTCGCCAAACCATCAACCAAATAGTTAAAAATCAGTTGTTAGAAATGGCAGAAAAACAAGCTGATGAGATATTACAGCAGTATCCTCATGCTAGGGATTATTTAGAAACTACACTGGAACAAGAAGCTCAAGAAAAAATTCTGAATAATCAAAGGTTGATGAGTCTGGTTATCCAGAAAATTGCTGCCTATAATTTAGCAGTCTCCGGCATCAATAGCCATTTGCAATCAATGCATTTACAAGACAAATTATTACCATTAATCAATAATTATGATTCTGAATTAGAAGTGGTTGATACTAGACTCGTTAAAAACGGTTTTTTAGTCTCTGATGGATTAGCAAATGCTGTAATAGAAAGTTAA